The Candidatus Koribacter versatilis Ellin345 genome has a segment encoding these proteins:
- a CDS encoding Ku protein: protein MAASVWSGYLTFGLISMPVRLFSGARGSRISFNQLHREDHARVKQQLVCSADGKVLERDEIVKGYEYRKGEYVIIDPEELKKIEPKTAKSMEILEFVKAEEVDPVYFETSYYLQPDEGGEKPYALLVQALKESDYMGIAKVTMHNREYTVFLRPHTSGIMLHTMYYEDEVRKMEAPKITSEVKPAEVKIAHQLIEALAGKFEPEKFHDVYEANVKKLIEAHLEGQDVEAVAKPAKPAKVVDLMDALKQSLAAMKDQKKGSRLAEVDKESTVQMTPKKPAVKERRGRKRVA from the coding sequence ATGGCGGCTTCGGTTTGGTCGGGCTATCTAACTTTCGGATTGATTTCAATGCCGGTGCGGCTGTTTTCAGGCGCGCGCGGATCGCGAATTTCTTTCAACCAGTTGCATCGTGAGGACCACGCTCGGGTGAAGCAGCAGCTGGTGTGCTCGGCTGACGGCAAGGTGCTGGAGCGCGACGAGATCGTAAAGGGATATGAGTACCGCAAAGGCGAGTACGTGATCATCGATCCCGAAGAGTTGAAGAAGATCGAGCCCAAGACGGCGAAGTCGATGGAGATCCTCGAGTTTGTAAAGGCCGAAGAGGTCGATCCGGTGTATTTCGAGACCTCTTACTACTTGCAACCGGATGAAGGCGGCGAGAAGCCGTACGCGCTGCTGGTGCAGGCGCTGAAGGAATCCGATTACATGGGCATCGCGAAGGTGACGATGCATAACCGCGAGTACACGGTGTTCCTGCGTCCGCACACCAGCGGAATCATGCTGCACACCATGTACTACGAAGACGAAGTGCGCAAGATGGAAGCGCCGAAAATCACCAGCGAGGTGAAGCCGGCAGAAGTGAAGATCGCGCACCAACTGATCGAGGCACTGGCAGGCAAGTTCGAGCCGGAGAAGTTCCACGACGTTTACGAAGCAAACGTGAAGAAATTGATCGAGGCGCATCTGGAAGGGCAGGACGTGGAGGCAGTGGCGAAACCTGCGAAGCCCGCGAAGGTGGTTGATTTGATGGACGCCCTGAAGCAGAGCCTGGCGGCGATGAAAGACCAGAAGAAGGGTTCGCGCCTGGCTGAGGTGGACAAGGAATCCACCGTGCAGATGACGCCGAAGAAGCCGGCGGTGAAGGAGCGGAGAGGGAGAAAGCGGGTCGCATAG
- a CDS encoding cyclase family protein encodes MIKWKTFTVFWCLALAILLVAKHRSVVATPLTVTTILDLTHTMTESSPTWDDSEKYSAKTTARHDSHGYYARELTLPEHFGTHIDAPAHYAASLWTVDQIPAERLVRPLAIIDITQKAKANPDYQLTVADIAAWEDTHGHIPQAAIVVIRTGWGERWNDAKAFRNADAHGVMHFPGFSLEAAQFLVDARYVVGIGTDTMSVDPGDSRENPVHQYTMARSVYHLENVANLAITPESGATLVVAPAKFQHGSGAPTRLLAMLK; translated from the coding sequence ATGATTAAGTGGAAGACATTTACGGTGTTCTGGTGCCTCGCGCTGGCGATCCTCCTGGTTGCCAAGCATCGCAGCGTCGTCGCCACCCCGCTCACCGTGACTACCATCCTCGACCTCACGCACACCATGACCGAGTCCTCCCCAACCTGGGACGACTCCGAGAAATACAGCGCTAAAACCACCGCCCGGCACGATTCCCACGGCTACTACGCCCGAGAATTGACCCTGCCGGAACACTTTGGCACCCACATTGACGCCCCGGCGCACTACGCCGCGAGCCTCTGGACCGTGGACCAGATCCCCGCCGAGCGCCTGGTTCGTCCGCTAGCCATCATCGACATCACGCAGAAAGCCAAGGCCAACCCCGACTATCAGCTCACCGTGGCTGACATCGCCGCCTGGGAAGATACTCACGGCCACATCCCGCAAGCCGCCATCGTCGTGATTCGTACCGGATGGGGCGAACGCTGGAACGATGCCAAGGCCTTCCGCAATGCCGACGCCCACGGCGTCATGCACTTCCCCGGTTTCTCGCTGGAAGCCGCGCAGTTCCTCGTGGACGCCCGCTACGTAGTCGGCATCGGTACGGATACCATGAGCGTGGACCCAGGCGATAGCCGCGAAAATCCAGTCCACCAGTACACGATGGCCCGCAGCGTATATCACCTCGAAAACGTTGCGAACCTCGCGATTACTCCCGAGTCTGGCGCCACCCTGGTAGTAGCCCCCGCCAAGTTCCAACACGGTTCCGGTGCTCCCACCCGGCTCCTTGCAATGTTGAAGTAA
- a CDS encoding sensor histidine kinase: MPETDKSGASPQPLKASGDATMQRWQRLLQTISAKLLVLLIGALLAIFGALGFVNIRLHRQHLESVTLVAAERNSDVVKRSTSHYMMRNDREGLYEIIRTMADEPGIKRIRIINQEGLIRYSSDSGEVNRQIDKNAEACYACHVQAAPLTKLNRPDRFRIYRENGERVLGIITPIENQESCSNAACHAHPKEQQILGVLDVDLSLAKADAALAESSWTMIGYTLIASVLICLAAWLFVWRVVHEPLGKLKAGTERLTHGDLGYQLELENQSHDEVGELAHSFNEMSSQLRNARDEITAWNRTLEDRVLEKTSELKKAAERMLHVEKMATIGKMAAVVAHEINNPLSGILTYSKLVKRWIEKGIFDDEPKRHEMAENLDLVATESRRCGDLVKNLLSFSRTNPINLEWIAVNPIVDRVVKLAAHKLEMGGIQIHVDTASDMPVVHADAAQIEQVLLALTMNAIDAMPHGGNLWIATTITDHSELLLQVKDDGMGISSEILPRLFEPFLTTKDTGKGVGLGLAISHNIVERHNGRIEVDSQVGRGTTFNVYLPLSDESYEFSPAAANQDAMR; the protein is encoded by the coding sequence ATGCCGGAGACTGACAAATCCGGGGCGTCGCCGCAACCGCTCAAAGCAAGCGGCGACGCCACTATGCAGCGCTGGCAACGACTTTTGCAGACGATCAGCGCCAAGTTGCTGGTGTTGCTCATCGGAGCGCTGCTCGCAATCTTCGGCGCGCTCGGCTTCGTCAACATTCGCCTGCACCGGCAGCATCTCGAATCCGTCACTCTCGTAGCCGCAGAGCGCAATAGCGACGTGGTCAAACGCAGCACTTCCCATTACATGATGCGCAATGACCGCGAAGGCCTGTACGAGATCATCCGCACCATGGCCGACGAGCCCGGCATCAAGCGCATCCGGATCATCAATCAGGAAGGTCTAATCCGCTACTCCAGCGACTCCGGCGAAGTCAATCGGCAGATCGACAAGAACGCCGAGGCCTGCTACGCCTGCCACGTCCAGGCCGCGCCGCTCACGAAACTCAACCGGCCCGATCGCTTCCGTATCTATCGTGAAAATGGCGAACGCGTGCTCGGCATCATCACCCCCATCGAGAACCAGGAAAGTTGTTCTAACGCCGCCTGCCACGCGCATCCGAAAGAACAGCAGATCCTCGGCGTGCTCGATGTTGACCTCTCGCTCGCGAAGGCCGATGCCGCCCTCGCCGAAAGCAGTTGGACGATGATCGGCTATACCCTCATCGCGTCCGTCCTCATCTGCCTCGCGGCCTGGCTCTTCGTTTGGCGCGTAGTACACGAACCGCTGGGCAAGCTCAAAGCCGGCACGGAGCGCCTCACTCATGGCGACCTCGGCTATCAGCTAGAACTTGAAAATCAATCGCACGACGAAGTTGGCGAACTCGCGCACTCGTTCAACGAGATGAGCAGCCAGCTTCGCAACGCACGCGATGAAATCACGGCATGGAACCGCACCCTCGAAGACCGCGTCCTGGAGAAGACGAGCGAATTAAAGAAAGCCGCCGAGCGCATGCTACACGTAGAAAAGATGGCGACCATCGGCAAAATGGCAGCCGTCGTTGCGCACGAGATCAACAACCCGCTGTCCGGCATCCTCACCTACTCCAAGCTGGTGAAGCGCTGGATCGAGAAAGGTATCTTCGACGACGAGCCCAAGCGCCACGAGATGGCCGAGAACCTCGATCTCGTCGCCACGGAGAGCCGTCGCTGCGGCGATCTCGTCAAGAACCTGCTGAGTTTCTCGCGCACGAATCCGATCAATCTCGAATGGATCGCGGTCAATCCCATCGTGGACCGGGTCGTAAAGCTCGCGGCTCACAAGCTCGAGATGGGCGGCATTCAAATTCACGTTGACACAGCTTCAGACATGCCAGTAGTGCATGCGGACGCTGCACAGATTGAACAAGTGCTCCTCGCGCTGACGATGAACGCGATTGATGCCATGCCGCATGGCGGCAATCTATGGATCGCCACCACCATCACCGACCACAGCGAGCTTCTGCTCCAGGTCAAAGACGACGGCATGGGAATCTCATCGGAGATCCTGCCTCGACTCTTCGAGCCCTTCCTCACTACGAAGGACACCGGCAAGGGCGTCGGGCTAGGCCTGGCAATCAGCCACAACATCGTGGAGCGTCACAACGGCCGCATCGAAGTCGACTCCCAAGTCGGCCGTGGAACAACTTTCAACGTTTATCTGCCCCTATCGGATGAGAGCTATGAGTTTTCTCCAGCGGCAGCGAACCAAGATGCAATGAGGTAA
- a CDS encoding c-type cytochrome, with translation MKKLMAVMLFTALVLFLMVPSLSWADDAAASYKAKCAVCHGPDGHGKGAVPSLVSDKVKKAPDAEVEDFIANGGPAKKATHAFASKGVDAKAMVTYIRSLK, from the coding sequence ATGAAGAAGCTAATGGCAGTGATGTTGTTTACCGCTCTCGTGCTGTTCCTGATGGTCCCCAGCCTGTCTTGGGCCGATGACGCCGCCGCCTCCTACAAGGCGAAGTGCGCCGTTTGTCACGGACCGGACGGCCACGGCAAGGGTGCTGTGCCCAGCCTGGTTTCCGACAAGGTAAAGAAGGCACCGGACGCTGAAGTCGAAGACTTCATCGCCAACGGCGGCCCGGCCAAAAAAGCCACGCATGCATTCGCCAGCAAGGGCGTTGATGCGAAGGCGATGGTCACCTACATCCGCAGTCTGAAGTAG
- a CDS encoding 4Fe-4S dicluster domain-containing protein: MNKSILYDATMCIDCKACEEACAKHAGLAYDDKVAAQEFTSSHKLTAVLNKQDKYMRRLCQHCLEPACASVCPVGALQKTEIGPVIYEEHRCMGCRYCMAACPFGVPKYEWEKPLPQIRKCTMCYDKVSKGGMTSCAEVCPTGATKFGERDELLKEAQERIDKNPSQYLSHIFGKSEVGGTSVLLLAAAGTKFEDYGLRADVVQDPLPMYTFRVLSRIPDFVPIGGVMLGGIYWITHRREEVAAVEAAEKAEKEKKNGGRQ, encoded by the coding sequence ATGAATAAGTCCATTCTGTACGACGCCACGATGTGCATCGACTGCAAGGCCTGTGAAGAGGCTTGCGCGAAACACGCCGGGCTCGCCTATGACGACAAAGTCGCAGCCCAGGAATTCACTTCGTCGCACAAGCTCACAGCCGTCCTGAACAAGCAGGACAAATACATGCGCCGCCTCTGCCAGCACTGCCTGGAACCGGCCTGCGCTTCCGTCTGCCCGGTCGGCGCCCTACAGAAGACCGAAATCGGCCCGGTGATTTATGAAGAGCACCGCTGCATGGGATGCCGCTACTGCATGGCAGCCTGCCCGTTCGGCGTTCCCAAATACGAGTGGGAGAAACCGCTGCCCCAGATCCGCAAGTGCACCATGTGCTACGACAAGGTCTCCAAGGGCGGCATGACCTCGTGCGCCGAAGTCTGTCCCACCGGCGCAACCAAGTTTGGTGAACGCGACGAGCTTCTGAAAGAAGCGCAAGAGCGCATTGATAAGAATCCGAGCCAATATTTGTCCCACATCTTCGGAAAGTCTGAAGTCGGCGGGACCTCGGTACTTCTCCTGGCCGCCGCTGGAACAAAGTTTGAAGATTACGGCCTGCGTGCCGACGTCGTACAGGACCCGCTGCCGATGTACACCTTCCGCGTTCTCTCGCGCATTCCTGACTTCGTGCCAATCGGTGGCGTGATGCTCGGCGGCATTTACTGGATCACGCATCGCCGCGAAGAAGTCGCCGCTGTCGAAGCCGCTGAGAAAGCCGAAAAAGAAAAGAAAAACGGAGGCCGCCAGTGA
- a CDS encoding sigma-54-dependent transcriptional regulator, which translates to MSVSKGKLLVVDDELSVRDSLAKWFREEGYEVTVGESANEALSRVAEQTYDLALLDIKMRGTDGVELQRKLHELVPGLIVIMMTGYASVETAVATLRNGAYDYITKPLDPEETAHLVSKALAHKRTEQENVRLKEQIEEHAHVDLVWRSDAMKKINDAIETVAPTDATVLITGESGTGKEVVARAIHALSTRRFHPMVPVHCGALTETLLESELFGHEKGAFTGAQYRKKGKFEVAEGGTVFLDEIGDISLKTQTDLLRVLQEREIVRVGGNQPIKVDFRIVAATNKDLEKLIEEGHFRPDLFYRLNVFRIELPPLRDRREDIPLLVNHFTKKFAEQMNKRVTRVASPAMNMLQQYPWPGNVRELENAVERAMVVAQEPELRETDFVLKVKAAATMSSTNGTGTPKTLEDIEKEHILHVLDETNWNQTRAAEMLDIDRVTLHHKIKRYGWQKTTTATRD; encoded by the coding sequence ATGAGTGTTTCCAAGGGCAAATTACTGGTAGTAGACGACGAATTAAGCGTGCGCGATTCCCTCGCCAAGTGGTTCCGCGAAGAGGGCTACGAAGTCACCGTCGGCGAAAGCGCCAACGAAGCGCTGTCGCGTGTCGCCGAGCAGACCTACGATCTCGCCCTGCTCGATATCAAAATGCGCGGCACCGACGGCGTGGAACTCCAGCGCAAACTGCACGAACTCGTCCCCGGCCTCATAGTCATCATGATGACCGGCTACGCCTCGGTAGAAACCGCCGTCGCGACCTTGCGCAACGGTGCGTATGACTACATCACCAAGCCTCTCGATCCCGAAGAAACCGCGCACCTCGTCAGCAAAGCCCTCGCCCACAAGCGCACCGAGCAGGAAAACGTGCGCCTGAAAGAACAGATCGAAGAACACGCACACGTGGATCTCGTATGGCGCAGCGACGCGATGAAGAAGATTAATGACGCCATCGAAACCGTTGCGCCGACCGACGCCACCGTGCTCATCACCGGCGAAAGCGGCACCGGCAAAGAGGTCGTTGCCCGCGCCATCCATGCGCTCAGCACGCGGCGTTTCCATCCCATGGTCCCGGTGCACTGCGGTGCCCTGACGGAAACCCTGCTCGAAAGCGAACTCTTCGGCCACGAAAAAGGAGCCTTCACCGGCGCTCAGTATCGCAAGAAGGGCAAATTCGAAGTCGCCGAAGGCGGAACGGTTTTCCTGGATGAAATCGGTGACATCAGCCTTAAGACCCAAACCGACTTGCTCCGCGTACTACAAGAGCGCGAGATCGTGCGGGTCGGTGGCAATCAGCCGATCAAGGTCGATTTCCGCATCGTCGCCGCGACCAACAAAGATCTTGAAAAGCTGATCGAAGAAGGTCACTTCCGTCCCGACCTCTTCTATCGCCTGAACGTTTTTCGCATCGAACTCCCACCGCTCCGCGATCGCCGCGAAGACATTCCGCTGCTCGTAAATCATTTCACTAAGAAGTTTGCCGAGCAGATGAACAAGCGCGTTACGCGTGTGGCCTCACCGGCCATGAACATGCTTCAACAATATCCGTGGCCCGGAAACGTGCGCGAGTTGGAGAACGCGGTCGAACGCGCCATGGTCGTCGCACAAGAGCCGGAGCTGCGCGAAACTGACTTCGTCCTCAAGGTCAAGGCCGCGGCAACCATGAGCAGCACCAACGGCACCGGCACTCCCAAGACCCTCGAAGACATCGAGAAGGAGCACATCCTGCACGTGCTCGATGAAACGAATTGGAACCAGACCCGCGCCGCCGAAATGCTCGACATCGACCGCGTTACACTGCATCACAAGATCAAGAGATACGGCTGGCAGAAAACCACCACTGCGACGCGTGACTGA
- a CDS encoding DUF92 domain-containing protein, with protein sequence MYVLNTFAFSSHDVLSSRIAAALAVTAIFALWARWLKGVTPGGALAGFAVAFAIYLGTGVAGFFVLFGVFLVTAAATHWRRPVKEQHGKPVQHNGRDGRQVLANVSAAAAVCGACVLFPHSTTYLMPGAIAALAETAADTVSSETGEALRGPTFLLIPFRRVEPGPDGAISLGGTTCGLLAALFVAFLAWLTGLLDIWWSLTAAGCGFAGMLFDSILGATIETRGLLGNDGVNFLATIFAADLALLISWLTG encoded by the coding sequence GTGTACGTTCTGAATACTTTCGCCTTTTCATCGCATGACGTCCTGTCGTCGCGCATCGCCGCTGCGCTCGCCGTCACCGCGATTTTTGCGCTCTGGGCGCGTTGGCTGAAGGGCGTAACTCCCGGGGGTGCTCTCGCGGGCTTCGCTGTCGCATTTGCCATCTATCTCGGTACCGGAGTCGCCGGATTTTTCGTCCTTTTCGGGGTTTTCCTGGTCACCGCCGCCGCCACCCACTGGCGACGCCCCGTCAAAGAGCAGCACGGCAAACCCGTACAGCACAACGGTCGCGACGGCCGCCAGGTTCTCGCCAACGTCTCCGCCGCCGCTGCGGTTTGTGGCGCATGCGTGCTATTCCCTCACTCCACGACCTATTTGATGCCCGGCGCCATCGCTGCCCTCGCTGAGACCGCCGCCGACACCGTGAGCAGCGAAACCGGCGAAGCTCTTCGCGGCCCCACGTTTCTGCTCATCCCTTTTCGCCGCGTCGAACCCGGCCCCGACGGTGCAATCAGTCTCGGTGGAACCACCTGCGGACTCCTCGCCGCCCTCTTCGTCGCCTTCCTCGCGTGGCTCACCGGTCTGCTGGATATCTGGTGGTCTCTCACCGCCGCCGGATGCGGCTTCGCCGGCATGCTCTTCGACAGCATCCTCGGCGCAACCATCGAAACTCGCGGCCTCCTCGGCAACGACGGCGTAAACTTCCTCGCCACCATCTTCGCCGCCGACCTAGCCCTCCTCATCTCCTGGCTCACCGGCTGA
- the nrfD gene encoding NrfD/PsrC family molybdoenzyme membrane anchor subunit — protein MTNPLPKFRFTFWKVVLLFFMAIGAYSTWIRFRYGLGASTNLTDQFPWGLWVGFDVLCGVMLAAGGFTLTAAVHIFNIKKLHPIVRPTVLTAFLGYSLVSVALLFDLGRPYRIWHPLVMRNPHSVMFEVAYCVMLYSTVLALEFAPVVLEKFNLHKPLAILSKISVVVVICGVILSTLHQSSLGTVYLIMPNKLHPFWYTPILPAFFFLSAIAVGLAMTIFESSMSSKYFGRALELPILQLLGRVLLVVLLVYSILRFEDLYHRHMLSQIFVNGYEQHLFWVEAFLILCPLVLLFFKKVRMSAQGLYLVAVMVVLGFITNRLNVSITGIESSAGTHYIPKWTEMAITGAIIAVGFAIFGLVAKYFPIFPEEEHKREARAHAVPADAPVVASAMANAGD, from the coding sequence GTGACGAACCCTCTACCTAAGTTCCGCTTTACGTTCTGGAAAGTCGTCCTGTTGTTCTTCATGGCCATCGGTGCGTATTCCACGTGGATCCGCTTCCGTTACGGCCTCGGCGCCTCGACCAACCTCACCGACCAGTTCCCCTGGGGCTTGTGGGTCGGCTTCGACGTCCTCTGCGGCGTGATGCTCGCCGCCGGCGGCTTCACCCTCACCGCCGCGGTGCACATCTTCAACATCAAAAAGCTGCACCCCATCGTGCGGCCCACGGTGCTAACGGCGTTCCTGGGTTACAGCCTGGTCAGCGTTGCCCTGCTCTTTGATCTTGGCCGTCCGTATCGCATCTGGCACCCGCTGGTCATGCGCAATCCGCACTCGGTGATGTTCGAAGTCGCCTACTGCGTAATGCTCTACAGCACGGTGTTGGCTCTGGAGTTCGCGCCGGTAGTGCTGGAGAAATTCAACCTGCACAAGCCACTCGCGATCCTGTCGAAGATCTCGGTTGTGGTCGTGATCTGCGGCGTGATCCTCTCGACGCTGCACCAGTCCTCGCTCGGCACGGTCTACCTGATCATGCCGAACAAGCTGCATCCGTTCTGGTACACGCCGATCCTGCCGGCGTTCTTCTTCCTCTCCGCAATCGCCGTCGGCCTTGCGATGACCATCTTCGAATCCTCCATGAGCTCGAAGTACTTCGGTCGCGCCCTCGAATTGCCGATCCTGCAGCTTCTCGGACGCGTGCTACTGGTCGTGCTGCTGGTGTATTCCATCCTGCGCTTCGAAGATCTCTACCACCGTCACATGCTGTCGCAGATCTTCGTCAACGGCTACGAACAGCATTTGTTCTGGGTGGAAGCCTTCCTCATCCTGTGCCCGCTGGTACTGCTCTTCTTCAAAAAGGTCCGGATGAGCGCGCAGGGCTTGTACCTGGTAGCGGTCATGGTCGTGCTCGGCTTCATCACCAATCGCCTCAATGTCAGCATCACCGGCATCGAGTCGTCGGCGGGCACGCACTACATTCCAAAGTGGACGGAGATGGCAATCACTGGCGCGATCATCGCGGTCGGCTTTGCGATCTTCGGCCTGGTGGCGAAATACTTTCCCATCTTCCCAGAAGAAGAGCACAAGCGCGAAGCCAGGGCTCATGCGGTTCCTGCCGATGCTCCCGTAGTAGCGTCGGCCATGGCCAATGCCGGAGACTGA
- a CDS encoding archaemetzincin family Zn-dependent metalloprotease, which yields MKELHLLPIGNVPPDLLGWLQRQLCELFRVPCTLLQPALDPRVAYHPEREQYHSSELIARMQPYVSDQTWKLLGVTTEDLYIPILTFVFGEAQIGGKLAIVSTHRLRQEFYGLPEDKQLLAQRLLTESVHELGHTLQLTHCDDYNCVMAASHAVEWIDIKQPTFCSDCASRIV from the coding sequence ATGAAAGAACTGCACCTATTGCCGATCGGGAACGTACCGCCCGACCTGCTCGGGTGGCTGCAGAGGCAGCTCTGTGAGCTCTTCCGCGTTCCCTGCACCCTCCTGCAACCGGCGCTGGATCCGCGAGTCGCCTATCATCCCGAGCGGGAGCAGTACCATTCCAGCGAGCTGATCGCACGCATGCAGCCCTATGTTAGCGACCAAACCTGGAAGCTGCTCGGCGTCACCACCGAAGACTTGTACATCCCCATTTTGACGTTCGTTTTTGGCGAAGCTCAGATCGGCGGAAAGCTGGCGATTGTCTCCACCCATCGTCTCCGCCAGGAATTTTACGGGCTCCCGGAAGACAAGCAACTACTGGCTCAGCGGCTTTTGACCGAGTCGGTCCACGAGCTCGGACACACCCTTCAACTCACCCATTGCGATGACTACAACTGTGTGATGGCCGCGTCCCACGCGGTGGAGTGGATTGATATTAAGCAGCCGACGTTCTGCAGCGACTGCGCATCGCGGATCGTCTAG
- a CDS encoding amidohydrolase family protein, translating into MRRVALVLLFLCSPLLAQYDTLIRNGRLVDGTGNPWFYADIGITNDRITFIGTAPQDATAKRTIDAKGLVIAPGFIDMLGQSELDLLIDNRATSKLRQGITTEITGEGDTAAPLNDRLKNDAKDFTDHFHVTLDWTDFDGYFFRLAKAKPGVNLGTYVGAAQVRNYVIGTANRAPTADELKDMQDLVDDAMSQGAMGLSSALMYAPGQYAKTDELIALAKIAAAHDGIYSSHIRNESEDEMSAIHEVEQIAREAHIPAEIWHLKVAGKDNWGKMPAILAEINKARAEDLDITADLYPYIASATSLGALIPARYHEGGADAFVKRLQDPATRAEIKKLLLSNEQGFDNMWRGTGGGKGILVISVLKPELKKYEGMNIEQIAAAENKDQLDAILDLVAADHDNVGAVYFEMNEDDLKLAMREPWVSFDTDYGEAAEDGPLSESKTHPRSWGTFARVLGKYVRDDHNLSLEDAIRKASSQPAARMKLRDRGLLKTGYFADVVIFDPDKIHDVATFADPNHPSIGFRYVFVNGVLSVENDKLTGQTGGRPLRGPGWKFRDDIPEGQPARGAIQGMVTDEDGYPVFRVKVTLLDATGKELSSKNNRRDGHFTFETTAPCADCSIKVERSGFEAQSSKLNYNGANEVWINYRLTRTK; encoded by the coding sequence TTGCGCCGCGTAGCCCTCGTGCTTCTCTTCCTCTGCTCCCCTCTGCTCGCGCAATATGACACACTGATCCGCAACGGCCGCCTCGTCGATGGCACCGGTAATCCCTGGTTCTATGCCGACATCGGCATCACCAACGACCGCATCACGTTCATCGGCACCGCTCCACAAGACGCCACCGCGAAACGCACCATCGACGCCAAAGGTCTCGTCATCGCGCCGGGCTTCATTGACATGCTCGGCCAGTCCGAACTCGACCTGTTGATCGACAATCGCGCCACGAGCAAACTTCGCCAGGGCATCACGACGGAAATCACCGGTGAAGGCGATACCGCCGCGCCCCTCAACGACCGTCTGAAAAACGACGCGAAGGACTTCACCGATCACTTTCACGTCACCCTCGACTGGACCGACTTCGACGGCTACTTCTTCCGCCTTGCGAAAGCCAAGCCCGGCGTGAATCTCGGCACCTACGTCGGCGCCGCGCAAGTCCGCAACTACGTCATCGGTACCGCCAACCGCGCCCCCACCGCCGACGAACTCAAAGACATGCAGGACCTCGTGGACGACGCGATGTCCCAAGGCGCGATGGGACTCTCCAGTGCTCTGATGTACGCTCCCGGCCAATACGCCAAGACCGACGAACTCATCGCGCTAGCGAAAATCGCCGCCGCCCATGACGGCATTTACTCCTCGCACATTCGCAACGAGAGCGAAGACGAGATGTCCGCCATTCACGAGGTCGAACAGATCGCGCGCGAAGCCCACATCCCCGCCGAAATCTGGCACCTCAAAGTCGCCGGCAAAGATAACTGGGGAAAGATGCCCGCCATCCTCGCCGAGATCAACAAGGCCCGCGCCGAAGACCTCGACATCACCGCCGACCTCTATCCCTACATCGCCTCCGCAACTTCCCTCGGCGCGCTCATTCCCGCGCGCTATCACGAGGGCGGCGCCGATGCCTTCGTAAAACGCCTGCAGGATCCCGCTACTCGCGCCGAAATCAAGAAGCTCTTGCTCAGCAATGAGCAGGGCTTCGACAACATGTGGCGAGGCACTGGCGGCGGCAAAGGCATCCTCGTCATCTCCGTGCTCAAGCCCGAGCTCAAGAAATACGAAGGCATGAACATCGAGCAGATCGCCGCTGCCGAAAACAAAGATCAGCTCGACGCCATCCTCGACCTCGTCGCCGCCGACCACGACAACGTCGGCGCCGTCTACTTCGAGATGAACGAAGACGACCTCAAACTCGCGATGCGCGAACCGTGGGTCAGCTTCGACACCGATTACGGAGAGGCCGCCGAAGATGGCCCGCTGAGCGAGTCCAAAACCCACCCCCGTTCGTGGGGCACTTTTGCACGCGTCCTCGGCAAATACGTCCGCGACGACCACAACCTCAGCCTCGAAGACGCAATTCGCAAAGCCAGTTCGCAGCCCGCCGCGCGCATGAAGCTGCGCGATCGCGGCTTGCTCAAGACCGGTTACTTCGCCGACGTCGTCATCTTCGATCCTGACAAAATCCATGACGTCGCAACGTTCGCCGATCCCAACCATCCCTCCATCGGCTTCCGATATGTGTTCGTCAACGGGGTTCTCTCCGTCGAAAACGACAAGCTCACCGGCCAAACCGGCGGACGCCCCCTGCGCGGCCCCGGCTGGAAATTCCGGGATGACATCCCCGAAGGCCAGCCCGCCCGCGGCGCCATTCAAGGCATGGTCACCGACGAGGACGGCTATCCCGTCTTCCGCGTTAAGGTCACGCTCCTCGACGCCACCGGCAAAGAACTCAGTTCGAAGAACAACCGCCGCGACGGCCACTTCACGTTCGAAACCACTGCCCCCTGCGCGGATTGCAGCATCAAAGTCGAACGCTCCGGCTTCGAGGCCCAATCCTCCAAGCTGAATTACAACGGCGCCAACGAGGTCTGGATCAACTACCGCCTGACCCGCACCAAATGA